The sequence ATTCCGATGCTACCACTTGTTATCGGCATAATTGCTATGTTGTTAGTACAATATTGGGCAGCATTTTCTAAAGTCACTTACCAGTATTTAAGTGGTAAAACAGAGTAATAGCGGATTTATTGCTAAGCTGTTATTTATAGCGTAGCTTAACAATCCTATAAAAGACCCTCAGCTAATACCGACGAAAACTATGAGTCATCTATCACCCAACGAATTATCCATTCTCTTAGTAGAGCCTTCGGATACGCAACGCCGAATCATTATTCAGCATCTACAACAAGAAGGGATTGTCAGCATTCAAACGGCTGCAAATATCGAAGAGGCTAAAGCCGTGGTTGGCCGCCATAAACCCGATCTCATCGCCAGTGCAATGCATTTCGAAGATGGCACTGCCATCGATCTACTCAGCTATTTACGTGTAAATAGTGACTACAAAGACATTCAGTTTATGTTGGTGTCGAGCGAATGCCGTCGCGAGCAATTGGAGATTTTTAGACAATCAGGCGTAGTCGCTATCTTACCTAAGCCTTTCCATGCTGAGCACTTAGGTAAAGCCCTGAACGCGACCATCGATCTATTAAGCCATGATGAACTCGATCTTAGCCATTTTGATGTACATGATGTGCGCGTTTTAGTAGTCGATGACAGTCGTATGGCGAGAAATGTCATCAAACGAACTATTGGTAATTTAGGAATAAAGCTCATTACCGAAGCAGAAGATGGTGCACAAGCTATTGAGTTAATGAGAAATAATATGTTTGATCTGGTAATTACTGACTATAACATGCCCAGTATTGATGGATTAGCATTGACCCAATTTATTCGCAACGAGAGTCAACAATCCCATATCCCTATTTTAATGGTCTCCTCAGAAGCCAACGATACCCACTTAAGCAATGTATCACAGGCAGGCGTCAATGCTCTGTGCGATAAACCCTTCGAACCTCAACTCGTCAAGCAGCTCTTATTTCAACTGTTAGAAGAATAAAACCTAAGTCACGAACCGAGTAAATATTCTCCAATTTACCGCGTTTCATTCTATTCTCTGGCAGTAAAAGGCTTTCAAAGTATGAAGCCTTATGGCATGTTAGGCACGCTTACTTAAATAATCTACGGAAAGAAGAGACAACAAAGATGAACAAAACTGAACTTATCGCTAAGATTGCGGAAAATGCCGATCTAACAAAAGTGGAAGCAGCACGCGCATTAAAGTCTTTCGAAGCGGCTATCACCGAATCCATGAAAAATGGTGACAAAATTTCTATCGTGGGCTTTGGCTCTTTCGAAACGGCCACCCGTGCAGCTCGCACAGGTCGTAACCCACAAACGGGTAAAGAAATCCAAATTGCAGAAGCAACTGTGCCTAAGTTTAAAGCCGGTAAAACCCTACGCGATAGCGTCAATTAATTCGTAGATAAAACCATTCGTGATGAAACGCCTCCTACTTTGTGAGGCGTTTTTTTTGCGCAAAACTCAACTCGAAATGACGATTTATTGCACAACGACAGTGCGTGCCTGCTCCATTTTCATGCACAGCCAAAAGCACAACTGATAAACATTTTTATAACATTATGTTTTCCATAAGATTGTAATAATGGCATACGATTAGCAACTCACTCTTCAGAAAAAAACCAAGATGCACCAGTGCCACCAACAAAATGGGGCATAAGTGAATCAATAAATACATCAATCGAGGGGATGAGCATGAGAAAATCACTGTATAGCGTTTTAGCCTTATCGACAGGAATGTTACTGACATCCAATGCCTTTGCTGCCGTGTCAGCCAATATAGGGGGTACATCAAATTACCTATGGCGTGGTGTAACCCAAACTGACGATGCGGTAGCCATCCAAGGTGGAATTGACTATAGCCATGATTCTGGATTTTATGCAGGCACATGGGCATCGAATGTGGATTTTGGTGATGAAACAAGCTATGAGCTCGATCTTTATGTGGGTTATGCAGGTAATATCACTGAAGATATTAGTTACGACATAGGTTATCTCTATTATGGCTATCCTGATGCACCAGGAAGTATCGACTTCGGCGAACTACATGGTGCTGTTACTTGGAAATGGATTGAGCTTAGCTACTCCCATGTCATTAATGCTGGAGATGATGTAGCAGCATCGCCTTTAGATAATAAAGATTTGAGCTATCTTGCGGCTACTGTATCAATACCACTTACTGAAAAGGTGAGCTTATCCATGCATTATGGTTATTCCAGCGGTGATGTGGTTGAGGCTTGGTTTGGCGAAGATAACTACGCCGACTATAACGTGACCTTAAGCGCCGACACGAGTATGGGGACAGTATCCTTTATGGTTGCAGATACAGACTTAACCGATGACGATACTAAAATTGTTTTAGGCTATTCCTACAGCTTTGACCTCTAAGCTTTACTATCTAACCCGAGCGAGTACAAGTTATCAAAACGCCACCTTAAGCGGTGGCGTTGTGCTATCGCAATGATCCATTAAGCAATGATTGGCCTATTTGTTTTACGCGCTGCAACCATTTTCTCGATATATTCAACTATCGGTTCAGTGACTGAAATCCCTGTAGTTTGCTCAATACCTTCAATGCCAGGTGCCGAGTTCACTTCAAGAATTAAAGGGCCACGGTTAGAGCGTAAAATATCCACACCAGCGACAACAAGCCCCATGGCCTTTACGGCTGCAATCGCCATCTTACGCTCGACGGAGGTGATTTTTACCGTTTCACCACAGCCTCCCAAATGAAGATTAGAGCGAAAATCTCCTTCTGGTCCTTGACGTTTCATCGAAGCGACAACTTTATCACCTACAACAAAACAGCGAATATCGCTTCCGTTAGACTCTTTAATATATTCCTGCACTAAGATATTGGCTTTCAATCCTAAAAAGGCTTCGATCACGCTCTCTGCCGCGGTTTTCGTCTCAGCTAACACAACACCAATACCTTGAGTACCCTCAAGCAGTTTAATCACTAAGGGAGCACCTCCCACCATATTGATTAAATCAGGAATATCATTAGGTTTATTCGCAAACCCCGTAATTGGCATACCTATCCCTTTACGAGAAAGCAACTGCAATGCCCTTAACTTATCACGGGATCGGGCTATCGAAATCGAGTCATTGGCCACAAATACGCCCATCATTTCAAACTGACGTACCACTGCACAACCATAAAAAGTCACACTTGCATGGATTCGAGGAATGATTGCATCGAATCCAACCAACTCCTGTCCCTCATAATGAATACTGGGTTTGATCGAGTTGATATTCATATAACAGTTCAGAGTATTGATCACAACCGCTTCATGGCCACGACTCTCACAGGCGGCGACTAAACGTTGTGTTGAATACAGTTGAGGAAACTGGGATAAGATACCTATTTTCATTACGGAATGACCCACTTAAGCACAGTGAATAAAGAGTTCTGACACAACAAAATTCGGCATCAGAAAAGGGGGGCTGATATTTGTCTATTGCTCAGTGTAAAGCAAGAAAATATTCCTCACCAGATGAAAACGGTTTACAGGAATGACCACTGGATAAGGTTCACAATTTTGTGAGTAATGGTGTAATAAATTTTGCCTCAAAGTCCATTGCCTCTAGGGGCCGAGAGAATAAATATCCTTGCAAAATATTACAATTGCGAGCCGTACAAAACTCCGCCTGTTCCAATGTTTCCACACCTTCTGCGACAGAAATAACATTAAAACCATAGGCAAAATTAAGTAATGCGGCTAATAATCGAGTGTCTTTTTCATCTTTATCGTAGGATGCGATAAAGCTTTTATCTATTTTCAATACACTGATAGGGAATAATTTGATGTGTTCCAAGGATGAAAATCCTGTACCAAAATCATCGAGGGCGAAACGAACACCAAGTTTAGCGATTTGATCTAAAACTTTAGCGTGTTCATGGGGATCTTCAATCAAACAATTCTCAGTAATCTCTAACTCTAGTGCAGTGGGAGGTAAACCCGTTAATTCCAGTGTTTGGATAATTTTACTCAGCAAATCAATCTGCGCTATTTGTGAGGCTGATAAATTTACCGCAATGGTGAAATCACGCCCAATGGGTTTTAGTTGTGTCAGCCAAATCTGAGCTTGTCTACAAGCCTCCGTGAGAACCCAATCCCCAATCTCCTCCATCAGGCCCATCTCTTCTGCAATAGGGAGAAATTGATCCGGTGCGATAACCCCGTCTTTAAGATGCTGCCAACGAATAAGTGCTTCCATACCGACCATTTGATGGGTCAAAGAATCAACCTGTGCTTGGTAATACACCTTAAATTCATTCTGTCTGAGTGCAACCCTAAGACTTGACTCGATATGATTGCGATAACGCACCTCTCTATCTAAGGCTTCAGAATAAAATTGGATCTGATTACGCCCCATTTTCTTGGCGCGGTACATCGCAATATCGGCACATTTCATCAACTCGGAACTGTCTGATGCAGCCTCGTTATAAAAAGCAACGCCAATACTGGCACCAATCAGCACATCATTATCCCCGAGGCAAAAAACCTCCTCAAATGCCTTAAGCAGTCGATTAGCCACTATCATCGGAAAATACTTGTAATCATCATCCGTCACCAGGACAACAAACTCATCGCCCCCTAAACGAGCAATGACATCACCATCCCGCAGAACCTCACTTAAGCGAGAAGCCACTTTGACTAATAAGATATCGCCAGTCTGGTGACCTAATGTATCGTTAATCGCTTTAAAATCATCTAGATCGAGTAGAATTACCGCTAAATAATTGTTACTCCTTTTGGCTCTAGCTATGGCTCGATTTAAACAAAGCTCGAACCCATAACGGTTAACGAGTTTCGTCAGCGAATCATGCTCTGCTAGCTCTTTCAGTTTTTGATGGCTATTACGTAGTGCTAATGCCATTGAGGCTCGTTGTTTGGCGTAACGAATAGCTCGGGTAAGAATACGGGAATTAACTTCATCTTTGAGTAAGAAATCCTGAGCACCCAGTTCTATACAGCGCTGGGCTAACTTTTCATCTTCATAACGGCTGAGCATCACGACTACGGTCTGGTCTTGAGTCATCGCATTGAGTTTAATCAGCACTTCGAGGCCATTGGCATCGGGCAGCATGTAGTCCAATAAAATGCCATCAAAATGGCGTTCTAACGCTAGGTTTAATCCATCGAACGCACAATTTGCCTCAATGACATTAAACGCTAATTTTGACTGCCTCAATGCTCTAATGACCGCGGTTCTATCCACTTCATCATCATCGATTAGTAGTAAATCCATATGCCCATCCTATGCCGATGGAAGCTCAACAATACGCCAGTAACCTTCCAACATATTAAAAATATTATTAAAACCGTCTTTTATATCTGTTTTCACCATATAGCCCGCCACATGATGACTATAGGCTTTCATCCGATCTTCATCGGTACTTGAGGTGGTTAACATAAAAACCACAGAGGAAGAAAGTGTTGGATCGGATCGAAGATGCTCAAGAAACTCAAAGCCATTCATCCTCGGCATATTTAAATCCAACAGTATGAGATAGGGCCCCTTAATCGCCTCGGGATTAGTCAGAATATGTAACGCCTCAAGTCCGTCTCTGGCGCGTATCAAAGGATTCAATAAGCGAAGCTGCTTCATTGCACGCTGAACAGCCATATAATCAACATCATCGTCATCGACCAGTAAAATTGTCACTTGAGTGTAGCTATTTGAACTGCTCATAAAACCTCCTTGTTCACTATACGTACTGGCCAACTGAATCGAAAACGACAACCTCGTCCCTCTGATTCTAGTTTGATTTCTCCCCCTAAGCTTTCTATGGTTTTTTTTACCAGTGATAAGCCTAAACCACTCCCCTCTACTTCATCCCTTGGTTTAAGCGTCTGAAACATTTCAAATACTTTCCCATGATAAGCCTTTGAAATACCTGGGCCATCATCAACAACACTAAACCAATATACATCCCCTTTAGGTTCACATTGCACTTTGATAACACCCGTGTCTCGATCATGGTGTTTTATGGCATTACTCATTAAATTTCTAACAACCAACTCCAAAAGTGTTTTGACTGTCTTAAAGTTTGGGAATTCCCCCTCTAGCAATAACTCAAATCCCTGTGGAGGAGCGACTAACTCAAACATATCCTCAATTAACTGCCGCGCATCCACCTCTACAATTTCAGCATCAACCCGACCAATTCTGGAAAACATTAATAATCCATCGAGTAGCAAGACCATACGATGAATCCGATTTTGAATTAATCCTAAGTACTTTTGGACATTTTCATTCGTATTATCAACAAGATCTTCCGCCAACCAACTCGTCAACTGTTCAATCCCCCTTAAAGGAGACTTAAGATCATGGGATGCAATATAGGCAAAACGA is a genomic window of Shewanella putrefaciens containing:
- a CDS encoding putative bifunctional diguanylate cyclase/phosphodiesterase, yielding MDLLLIDDDEVDRTAVIRALRQSKLAFNVIEANCAFDGLNLALERHFDGILLDYMLPDANGLEVLIKLNAMTQDQTVVVMLSRYEDEKLAQRCIELGAQDFLLKDEVNSRILTRAIRYAKQRASMALALRNSHQKLKELAEHDSLTKLVNRYGFELCLNRAIARAKRSNNYLAVILLDLDDFKAINDTLGHQTGDILLVKVASRLSEVLRDGDVIARLGGDEFVVLVTDDDYKYFPMIVANRLLKAFEEVFCLGDNDVLIGASIGVAFYNEAASDSSELMKCADIAMYRAKKMGRNQIQFYSEALDREVRYRNHIESSLRVALRQNEFKVYYQAQVDSLTHQMVGMEALIRWQHLKDGVIAPDQFLPIAEEMGLMEEIGDWVLTEACRQAQIWLTQLKPIGRDFTIAVNLSASQIAQIDLLSKIIQTLELTGLPPTALELEITENCLIEDPHEHAKVLDQIAKLGVRFALDDFGTGFSSLEHIKLFPISVLKIDKSFIASYDKDEKDTRLLAALLNFAYGFNVISVAEGVETLEQAEFCTARNCNILQGYLFSRPLEAMDFEAKFITPLLTKL
- a CDS encoding response regulator transcription factor, giving the protein MSHLSPNELSILLVEPSDTQRRIIIQHLQQEGIVSIQTAANIEEAKAVVGRHKPDLIASAMHFEDGTAIDLLSYLRVNSDYKDIQFMLVSSECRREQLEIFRQSGVVAILPKPFHAEHLGKALNATIDLLSHDELDLSHFDVHDVRVLVVDDSRMARNVIKRTIGNLGIKLITEAEDGAQAIELMRNNMFDLVITDYNMPSIDGLALTQFIRNESQQSHIPILMVSSEANDTHLSNVSQAGVNALCDKPFEPQLVKQLLFQLLEE
- a CDS encoding HU family DNA-binding protein, which produces MNKTELIAKIAENADLTKVEAARALKSFEAAITESMKNGDKISIVGFGSFETATRAARTGRNPQTGKEIQIAEATVPKFKAGKTLRDSVN
- a CDS encoding TorF family putative porin produces the protein MRKSLYSVLALSTGMLLTSNAFAAVSANIGGTSNYLWRGVTQTDDAVAIQGGIDYSHDSGFYAGTWASNVDFGDETSYELDLYVGYAGNITEDISYDIGYLYYGYPDAPGSIDFGELHGAVTWKWIELSYSHVINAGDDVAASPLDNKDLSYLAATVSIPLTEKVSLSMHYGYSSGDVVEAWFGEDNYADYNVTLSADTSMGTVSFMVADTDLTDDDTKIVLGYSYSFDL
- the rimK gene encoding 30S ribosomal protein S6--L-glutamate ligase, producing MKIGILSQFPQLYSTQRLVAACESRGHEAVVINTLNCYMNINSIKPSIHYEGQELVGFDAIIPRIHASVTFYGCAVVRQFEMMGVFVANDSISIARSRDKLRALQLLSRKGIGMPITGFANKPNDIPDLINMVGGAPLVIKLLEGTQGIGVVLAETKTAAESVIEAFLGLKANILVQEYIKESNGSDIRCFVVGDKVVASMKRQGPEGDFRSNLHLGGCGETVKITSVERKMAIAAVKAMGLVVAGVDILRSNRGPLILEVNSAPGIEGIEQTTGISVTEPIVEYIEKMVAARKTNRPIIA
- a CDS encoding response regulator; its protein translation is MSSSNSYTQVTILLVDDDDVDYMAVQRAMKQLRLLNPLIRARDGLEALHILTNPEAIKGPYLILLDLNMPRMNGFEFLEHLRSDPTLSSSVVFMLTTSSTDEDRMKAYSHHVAGYMVKTDIKDGFNNIFNMLEGYWRIVELPSA